TGCATCACGTTCTTTACTCCGTCGGCCGAAGTCAAACCCGGAACTATGGCCGAAACGACCAGTCACGACGAGGAACTGTCACGGAAAGAGGCGGCCGCGTTTCTTCGGTCGGTCGCCGACGAACTGGACTCGGGGCAGGAGGTCATCGAAGTCCCGATCGGGAACAAGGGCGTCAGACTATCGCCGTCGGACGTGATCGACACGGAGGCGACGGTGACCGAACGCTCGCGTCGGCTCCGAAAGGACATCGAGGAGCTGTCCATCGAGTTCACGTGGAATCCGACGGCGGCCACCGTCGAATCGGAGGCGGAGGCCGAGACCGAGGTGGGTGACGAGACGACCGAGTCGGATGCCGGGCCCCGGACTGATCCGGAGTCCGAAACGGGCCGATGATCGGTAGTAGCGTCCCGCTCGGCGAGGCCGTGCTTCAGGCGAGCGCGGATCAGGAGGCGATCGTCAGCGCCGTCTTCGTCTTCCTCGTCAGTTTGCTCGTCGGCACGGTGGCGATCCGCCTCGGCGCGCAGGTGATGATCGACAGCGACATCGGGTTCCGCCGGGCGATCATCACGGCGGTGATCGGGGCGATCGTCTACACGGCCGTGGGACTCTTCCTCGGCTGGATCCCGTTTTTGGGGCCGCTGCTCATGCTCATCGCCTGGGTCGGCGTCATCAACTGGCAGTATCCCGGCGGGTGG
This genomic interval from Halalkalicoccus subterraneus contains the following:
- a CDS encoding amphi-Trp domain-containing protein; protein product: MAETTSHDEELSRKEAAAFLRSVADELDSGQEVIEVPIGNKGVRLSPSDVIDTEATVTERSRRLRKDIEELSIEFTWNPTAATVESEAEAETEVGDETTESDAGPRTDPESETGR